In Cicer arietinum cultivar CDC Frontier isolate Library 1 chromosome 7, Cicar.CDCFrontier_v2.0, whole genome shotgun sequence, a single window of DNA contains:
- the LOC113787788 gene encoding uncharacterized protein, translated as MRKKPAIGYIYAAMIKAKEDIRKAFNEQASKYIDVFAIIDERWECQLHHPLHDAGYYLNSKYFYSKPEIENDPILVGGLHLCIETLSESHQMSDMTTAQLAEYKIANGLFGLGGAIRQRTTLDPAEWWKTYGAQTSLLQLLALKC; from the exons ATGAGAAAAAAACCTGCAATAGGATACATATATGCAGCAATGATCAAGGCCAAAGAGGATATTCGAAAAGCTTTCAATGAACAAGCAAGCAAGTACATAGATGTATTTGCAATCATTGATGAAAGGTGGGAATGTCAACTTCATCATCCATTGCATGATGCAGGCTACTACCTAAATTCGAAGTATTTTTATAGCAAACCAGAAATTGAGAATGATCCCATATTGGTGGGAGGTCTTCACTTATGCATCGAAACACTTAGTGAAAGTCATCAAATGAGTGACATGACTACAGCACAGTTGGCGGAATATAAGATTGCTAATGGTCTCTTTGGATTGGGTGGAGCAATAAGACAAAGGACAACATTAGATCCCG CTGAGTGGTGGAAGACTTATGGAGCACAAACTTCACTTTTGCAATTATTGGCATTAAAGTGTTGA